Below is a genomic region from Aerosakkonema funiforme FACHB-1375.
GAAGTAAAATCAGCAAATCCGTGGTACTACGAAGTATCCAAGTGCGCTCCGCAACAAGCGTTGCGGAATTTATCCAAAGCTTTTGGGCATTTCTTTAAAGTATCTGGTAGAGGCCAACCAAAATTCAAAAAGAAGAATATTAAAGATAGCTTCTACTTAGAAGGTAGTATCGCGGTGAGTGGCAACCGACTCAAGTTACCGATTTTCGGATGGGTGAGATGCCACGAAATACTACCAGCCGTTAAGCCCAAAAACGTTACCGTTACCAAAAGAGCTTCGGATTGGTATGTCAGTTTTAGATACGAGCTAGAAGCCAAACCATCTCCAAAAACAAGACAGCGGATCGGAGTAGATATTGGTATCAACTCCTTAGCCACTTGTTCCGATGGTAGCGTTTTCCCAAATGTGAAAGCTTACCGTCAGCAAGCGAGGAAATTAGCGCATTTACAACGTTCAGTCTGTCGGAAGCTTCAAGGCTCTCGTAATCGAACCAAAGCTAATCTGAAAGTAGCTAGACTACATAAAAGAATAGCTAATATCAGACAAGATGCACTGCATAAGTTGACTTCTTGGTTAGCTAAGAACCACAGCGAAATAGTTATCGAAGATTTGAATATCTCCGGGATGCTCAAGAATCATCGCTTAGCTAGTGCCATTGCTGATTGTGGTTTTTATGAGTTCAAAAGGCAACTAGAGTACAAAGCTAG
It encodes:
- a CDS encoding RNA-guided endonuclease InsQ/TnpB family protein, which gives rise to MLSSFQTKLDLNNQQRTLAAKHAGVARHAWNWGLEICLKALSANEKLPSAITLHKRLVAEVKSANPWYYEVSKCAPQQALRNLSKAFGHFFKVSGRGQPKFKKKNIKDSFYLEGSIAVSGNRLKLPIFGWVRCHEILPAVKPKNVTVTKRASDWYVSFRYELEAKPSPKTRQRIGVDIGINSLATCSDGSVFPNVKAYRQQARKLAHLQRSVCRKLQGSRNRTKANLKVARLHKRIANIRQDALHKLTSWLAKNHSEIVIEDLNISGMLKNHRLASAIADCGFYEFKRQLEYKA